Proteins encoded within one genomic window of Citrobacter amalonaticus Y19:
- the udp gene encoding uridine phosphorylase: MSRSDVFHLGLTKNDLQGATLAIVPGDPERVEKIAALMEKPVKLASHREFTTWRAELDGKAVIVCSTGIGGPSTSIAVEELAQLGIRTFLRIGTTGAIQPHINVGDVLVTTASVRLDGASLHFAPMEYPAVADFECTTALVEAAKSIGATTHVGVTASSDTFYPGQERYDTFSGRVVRRFKGSMEEWQSMGVMNYEMESATLLTMCASQGLRAGMVAGVIVNRTQQEIPNAETMKQTESHAVKIVVEAARRLI; the protein is encoded by the coding sequence ATGTCCAGGTCTGACGTTTTTCATCTCGGCCTCACCAAGAACGATTTACAAGGGGCTACGCTGGCTATCGTCCCTGGCGATCCGGAACGTGTGGAAAAGATCGCCGCGCTGATGGAGAAGCCGGTTAAGCTGGCATCTCACCGTGAATTCACCACCTGGCGTGCAGAACTGGACGGTAAAGCCGTCATCGTCTGCTCGACCGGTATTGGCGGCCCGTCTACTTCTATTGCGGTGGAAGAACTGGCTCAGTTGGGCATTCGTACTTTCCTGCGTATTGGCACCACTGGTGCCATTCAGCCGCACATCAATGTCGGCGATGTTCTGGTCACCACGGCGTCCGTTCGTCTGGATGGCGCGAGCCTGCACTTTGCGCCGATGGAGTACCCGGCAGTCGCTGACTTTGAGTGCACCACCGCGTTGGTTGAAGCGGCAAAATCTATCGGTGCCACCACTCACGTGGGCGTCACCGCTTCTTCTGACACCTTCTACCCAGGCCAGGAACGCTATGACACCTTCTCCGGTCGCGTGGTGCGTCGTTTCAAAGGCTCGATGGAAGAGTGGCAGTCAATGGGCGTGATGAACTATGAAATGGAGTCCGCCACGCTGCTGACCATGTGCGCAAGCCAGGGTCTGCGTGCCGGGATGGTTGCGGGCGTGATCGTCAACCGTACTCAGCAGGAGATCCCAAATGCTGAGACGATGAAACAGACCGAAAGCCATGCGGTGAAAATCGTGGTGGAAGCGGCGCGTCGTCTGATCTAA
- the rmuC gene encoding DNA recombination protein RmuC has protein sequence MDISIIIYAVIALVGIALGWLLASYQHAQQKAEQFAEREEMVAALSAAKQQVAQSEHWRDECELLNNELRSLRSINTSLEADLREVTTRMEATQQHAEDKIRQMINSEQRLSEQFENLANRIFEQSNRRVDEQNRQSLNGLLTPLREQLDGFRRQVQESFGQEARERHTLAHEIRNLQQLNAQMTQEAVNLTRALKGDNKTQGNWGEVVLTRVLEASGLREGYEYETQVSIENDVRSRMQPDVIVRLPQGKDVVIDAKMTLVAYERYFNAQDDDTRESALQEHIASVRNHIRLLGRKDYQQLPGLRTLDYVLMFIPVEPAFLLALDRQPELITEALKNNIMLVSPTTLLVALRTIANLWRYEHQSRNAQQIADRASKLYDKMRLFVDDMSSIGQSLDKAQDNYRQAMKKLSSGRGNVLAQAEAFRGLGVEIKRGINPELAEQATTQDEEYRLRSVPEEQENTPYSDDGGIKQQSN, from the coding sequence TTGGATATCTCAATCATCATTTATGCGGTTATTGCGCTGGTGGGCATTGCGCTTGGCTGGCTGCTGGCCAGCTATCAGCATGCGCAACAGAAAGCCGAGCAATTCGCTGAACGTGAAGAGATGGTTGCGGCATTAAGCGCAGCAAAACAACAGGTTGCCCAAAGCGAACACTGGCGCGATGAGTGTGAGTTGCTCAATAACGAATTACGTAGCCTGCGCAGTATTAACACCTCGCTGGAAGCGGATCTGCGTGAAGTGACTACGCGGATGGAAGCAACGCAGCAACATGCGGAAGATAAAATCCGCCAGATGATCAACAGCGAGCAGCGTCTGAGCGAACAGTTTGAAAACCTGGCAAACCGAATCTTTGAACAGAGCAATCGCCGGGTTGATGAGCAAAACCGGCAGAGCCTGAATGGTTTGCTGACGCCGCTACGTGAGCAACTGGACGGCTTCCGTCGCCAGGTCCAGGAGAGCTTTGGTCAGGAAGCGCGCGAGCGTCACACCCTGGCGCATGAAATTCGCAACCTCCAACAGCTTAATGCGCAAATGACCCAGGAAGCGGTCAACCTGACCCGTGCGCTAAAAGGCGATAACAAAACGCAGGGGAACTGGGGCGAGGTGGTGCTCACCCGCGTGCTGGAGGCGTCCGGACTGCGCGAAGGGTACGAGTACGAAACGCAGGTCAGCATCGAAAATGACGTCCGCTCCCGCATGCAGCCCGACGTGATCGTGCGTTTGCCGCAGGGCAAAGATGTGGTGATCGACGCCAAAATGACGCTGGTGGCCTATGAGCGCTATTTTAATGCGCAAGATGATGACACCCGTGAAAGCGCGCTCCAGGAGCACATTGCCTCGGTGCGTAACCATATTCGTCTGCTGGGACGTAAGGATTACCAGCAGCTTCCGGGGCTGCGCACGCTGGATTACGTGCTGATGTTTATCCCGGTGGAGCCCGCTTTTCTGTTGGCGCTCGACCGACAACCCGAACTGATTACCGAGGCGCTTAAAAATAATATTATGCTGGTCAGCCCAACGACATTACTGGTGGCGTTGCGGACCATTGCGAATCTGTGGCGCTACGAACATCAAAGTCGTAATGCGCAACAGATTGCGGACCGTGCGAGCAAGCTCTATGACAAAATGCGCCTCTTTGTCGATGATATGTCCTCCATCGGGCAGAGTCTGGATAAAGCGCAAGATAACTATCGTCAGGCGATGAAAAAACTCTCGTCGGGGCGTGGTAACGTGCTGGCGCAGGCCGAAGCGTTTCGCGGCTTAGGGGTGGAAATTAAGCGCGGGATTAATCCTGAACTGGCGGAACAGGCCACGACGCAGGATGAAGAGTATCGGTTGCGATCGGTACCCGAAGAGCAGGAAAACACGCCTTATTCCGACGATGGCGGGATAAAGCAGCAATCGAATTAG
- the ubiE gene encoding bifunctional demethylmenaquinone methyltransferase/2-methoxy-6-polyprenyl-1,4-benzoquinol methylase UbiE, which translates to MVDNSQETTHFGFQTVAKEHKADMVAHVFHSVASKYDVMNDLMSFGIHRLWKRFTIDCSGVRRGQTVLDLAGGTGDLTAKFSRLVGETGKVILADINDSMLKMGREKLRNIGVIGNVEYVQANAEALPFPDNTFDCITISFGLRNVTDKDKALRSMYRVLKPGGRLLVLEFSKPIIEPLSKAYDAYSFHILPRIGSMVANDADSYRYLAESIRMHPDQDTLKAMMQDAGFESVDYYNLTAGVVALHRGYKF; encoded by the coding sequence ATGGTGGATAATTCACAAGAAACGACGCACTTTGGTTTTCAGACTGTCGCTAAAGAGCATAAAGCGGACATGGTGGCCCACGTTTTTCATTCTGTGGCATCAAAATATGATGTCATGAATGATTTGATGTCTTTTGGCATTCATCGTTTGTGGAAACGCTTCACCATCGACTGTAGCGGCGTCCGCCGTGGTCAGACAGTGCTGGACTTAGCCGGGGGGACCGGCGATCTGACGGCCAAATTCTCTCGCCTGGTCGGGGAGACCGGCAAGGTGATTCTGGCAGACATCAATGACTCCATGCTTAAAATGGGTCGCGAGAAGCTGCGCAATATCGGCGTGATTGGCAACGTGGAATACGTTCAGGCCAATGCGGAAGCGCTGCCGTTCCCGGACAATACCTTTGACTGCATTACCATTTCTTTCGGTTTGCGTAACGTCACGGACAAAGACAAAGCCCTGCGCTCCATGTACCGAGTTCTTAAACCGGGCGGCCGTCTGCTGGTGCTGGAATTTTCTAAACCGATTATCGAGCCGCTGAGCAAAGCGTACGACGCCTACTCTTTCCATATCCTGCCGCGTATCGGTTCTATGGTCGCCAATGATGCCGACAGCTATCGCTATCTGGCGGAATCCATCCGTATGCATCCCGATCAGGACACATTGAAAGCGATGATGCAGGACGCCGGATTCGAAAGCGTCGACTATTACAACCTGACAGCGGGTGTGGTTGCGCTGCATCGCGGCTATAAGTTCTGA
- the ubiJ gene encoding ubiquinone biosynthesis protein UbiJ, protein MPFKPLVTAGMESLLNSFLYRSSALKTARARLLGKVLRVELKGFSTSLILLFSERQVDVLGEWAGEADCTVITHASVLPTLRDRQQLTALIRSGELEVQGDIQVVQNFVALADLAEFDPAELLAPYTGDIAAEGISKVLRGGAKFLRHGIQRQQRYVAEAITEEWRMAPGPLEVAWFAEETAAVERAVDALTRRLEKLEAK, encoded by the coding sequence ATGCCTTTTAAACCCTTAGTGACTGCAGGGATGGAAAGTCTGCTTAATTCATTCCTGTATCGTTCGTCGGCGTTGAAAACGGCGCGAGCGCGTCTGCTGGGAAAAGTGCTGCGTGTGGAGCTAAAAGGCTTTTCGACTTCATTAATTCTGCTGTTTAGCGAGCGTCAGGTTGACGTGCTGGGCGAGTGGGCTGGCGAGGCCGACTGCACGGTAATTACCCATGCCAGCGTATTACCAACATTACGCGACCGCCAGCAGCTGACCGCGTTGATTCGCAGCGGCGAACTGGAAGTGCAGGGTGATATTCAGGTTGTACAGAATTTCGTTGCCCTTGCCGATCTGGCGGAATTCGATCCTGCTGAACTATTGGCACCTTATACCGGCGACATTGCAGCAGAAGGAATCAGCAAAGTCCTGCGTGGCGGAGCCAAATTTCTCCGTCATGGGATCCAACGTCAGCAACGTTATGTTGCTGAAGCCATTACGGAAGAGTGGCGAATGGCACCCGGACCGCTTGAGGTTGCCTGGTTTGCGGAAGAGACGGCAGCCGTGGAGCGTGCTGTCGATGCGCTGACCCGGCGGCTGGAAAAACTGGAGGCTAAATGA
- the ubiB gene encoding ubiquinone biosynthesis regulatory protein kinase UbiB, protein MTPGEVRRLYFIIRTFLSYGLDELIPKMRITLPLRLWRYCLFWMPNRHKEKLLGERLRLALQELGPVWIKFGQMLSTRRDLFPPHIADQLALLQDKVAPFDGKLAKAQIEEAMGGLPVDAWFDEFDIQPLASASVAQVHTAKLKSNGKEVVIKVIRPDILPVIKADLRLIYRLARWVPRLLPDGRRLRPTEVVREYEKTLIDELNLLRESANAIQLRRNFEDSPMLYIPEVYSDYCSENMMVMERIYGIPVSDVVTLEKNGTNMKLLAERGVQVFFTQVFRDSFFHADMHPGNIFVSYEHPENPKYIGIDCGIVGSLNKEDKRYLAENFIAFFNRDYRKVAELHVDSGWVPPDTNVEEFEFAIRTVCEPIFEKPLAEISFGHVLLNLFNTARRFNMEVQPQLVLLQKTLLYVEGVGRQLYPQLDLWKTAKPFLESWIKDQVGIPALVRAFKEKAPFWVEKMPELPELVYDSLRQGKYLQHSVDKIARELQENHVRQGQSRYLLGIGATLLLSGTFLLINRPEWGYMPGWLMAGGLVAWIVGWRKTR, encoded by the coding sequence ATGACGCCAGGTGAAGTACGGCGCCTATATTTCATCATTCGCACTTTCTTAAGTTACGGACTTGATGAGCTCATCCCCAAAATGCGGATCACGCTGCCGCTGCGGTTATGGCGTTATTGCCTGTTCTGGATGCCAAACCGGCATAAAGAAAAACTACTGGGAGAGCGTCTGAGACTGGCTCTGCAGGAGTTAGGACCGGTGTGGATCAAGTTTGGCCAAATGCTCTCAACCCGACGCGATCTCTTTCCCCCGCATATTGCCGATCAGCTGGCGTTGTTACAGGACAAAGTCGCTCCCTTCGATGGAAAGCTGGCGAAAGCGCAAATCGAAGAAGCCATGGGCGGACTGCCTGTTGACGCCTGGTTTGATGAATTTGATATTCAACCGCTGGCGTCGGCGTCAGTTGCCCAGGTCCACACGGCGAAACTGAAATCGAACGGCAAAGAGGTTGTCATCAAAGTCATCCGCCCGGACATTCTGCCGGTTATCAAAGCGGATCTGAGACTAATCTATCGTCTTGCTCGCTGGGTGCCGCGCTTGTTGCCGGATGGCCGCCGTCTGCGCCCGACGGAAGTGGTGCGGGAATATGAAAAGACACTGATTGATGAGCTGAATCTGCTGCGCGAATCGGCCAACGCGATTCAACTGCGGCGAAACTTTGAAGACAGCCCAATGCTCTACATCCCGGAAGTCTATTCTGACTACTGCAGTGAGAATATGATGGTGATGGAACGCATTTACGGCATCCCGGTTTCCGATGTGGTGACGCTGGAGAAAAACGGCACCAACATGAAGTTGCTGGCGGAGCGCGGCGTACAGGTATTTTTCACTCAGGTCTTTCGTGACAGTTTCTTCCACGCGGATATGCACCCCGGTAACATCTTTGTCAGCTATGAACACCCGGAAAACCCGAAATATATTGGCATTGATTGCGGCATTGTCGGCTCCTTAAACAAGGAAGATAAGCGTTACCTGGCGGAGAACTTCATCGCGTTTTTTAATCGTGATTACCGCAAGGTTGCGGAACTGCACGTCGATTCTGGCTGGGTGCCACCGGACACCAACGTTGAAGAGTTTGAATTTGCGATTCGTACAGTGTGCGAGCCGATATTTGAGAAACCGCTGGCAGAAATCTCGTTTGGTCACGTTTTGTTAAACCTTTTCAATACAGCGCGTCGATTTAACATGGAAGTGCAGCCGCAACTGGTATTGTTGCAGAAGACATTACTGTATGTTGAGGGCGTAGGTCGCCAGCTCTATCCGCAGTTGGATCTCTGGAAAACGGCGAAGCCTTTTCTGGAGTCATGGATCAAAGATCAGGTCGGTATTCCAGCGCTGGTCAGGGCATTTAAGGAAAAAGCGCCGTTCTGGGTCGAAAAAATGCCAGAACTGCCTGAACTGGTGTACGACAGTTTGCGCCAGGGCAAATATTTACAGCACAGTGTTGATAAGATTGCGCGCGAGCTTCAGGAGAATCATGTGCGTCAGGGTCAATCCCGTTACTTATTGGGAATTGGCGCAACGTTACTGCTAAGTGGGACATTCTTGCTGATTAATCGCCCTGAATGGGGCTATATGCCCGGTTGGTTAATGGCGGGCGGTCTGGTCGCCTGGATTGTCGGCTGGCGCAAAACTCGCTGA
- the tatA gene encoding Sec-independent protein translocase subunit TatA: protein MGGISIWQLVIIAVIVVLLFGTKKLGSIGSDLGASIKGFKKAMSDDEAKQDKASQDADFTAKSITDKPADADKETAKKEDAKSHDKEQV, encoded by the coding sequence ATGGGTGGTATCAGTATTTGGCAGTTGGTGATCATTGCCGTCATCGTTGTACTGTTGTTTGGCACCAAGAAGCTCGGCTCCATCGGTTCCGATCTTGGCGCATCCATCAAAGGCTTCAAAAAAGCCATGAGTGATGATGAGGCTAAACAGGATAAAGCCAGTCAGGACGCTGACTTTACCGCGAAGTCTATTACTGACAAACCGGCAGACGCTGATAAAGAAACTGCGAAAAAAGAAGACGCGAAAAGCCACGATAAAGAGCAGGTGTAA
- the tatB gene encoding Sec-independent protein translocase protein TatB: MFDIGFSELLLVFIIGLVVLGPQRLPVAVKTIAGWVRALRSLATTVQNELTQELKLQEFQDSLKKVEKASLENLTPELKASMDELRQAAESMKRSYSANEPEKASDEAHTIHNPVVKGSEEQHEGVTPATAEVQASAPEQAPEIAGETPPIVNVKDAEPKSAAPVAGSSPTSSDKP, encoded by the coding sequence GTGTTTGATATCGGTTTTAGCGAACTGTTACTGGTGTTTATTATCGGCCTCGTTGTTCTGGGGCCGCAGCGATTGCCGGTAGCCGTCAAAACGATAGCTGGCTGGGTACGCGCATTGCGATCCCTTGCGACAACCGTTCAGAATGAACTGACCCAGGAGCTTAAGCTTCAGGAGTTTCAGGACAGCCTGAAAAAGGTTGAGAAAGCGAGCCTGGAAAACCTGACTCCCGAGCTGAAAGCTTCGATGGATGAGCTGCGTCAGGCGGCAGAGTCAATGAAGCGTTCCTATAGCGCAAACGAGCCCGAAAAAGCGAGCGACGAAGCGCATACCATCCATAACCCGGTGGTGAAAGGGAGCGAAGAACAGCATGAAGGCGTCACGCCCGCCACTGCTGAAGTCCAGGCCAGTGCACCGGAACAGGCTCCTGAGATTGCCGGGGAGACACCCCCAATTGTCAACGTGAAGGACGCTGAACCGAAATCCGCTGCCCCTGTTGCTGGCTCCTCCCCTACGTCGAGTGATAAACCGTAA
- the tatC gene encoding Sec-independent protein translocase subunit TatC: MAVEDTQPLITHLIELRKRLLNCIIAVIVIFLALVYFANDIYHLVSSPLIKQLPQGATMIATDVASPFFTPIKLTFMVSLILSAPVILYQVWAFIAPALYKHERRMVVPLLVSSSLLFYIGMAFAYFVVFPLAFGFLANTAPEGVQVSTDIASYLSFVMALFMAFGVSFEVPVAIVLLCWMGVTTPDDLRKKRPYVLVGAFVVGMLLTPPDVFSQTLLAIPMYCLFEVGVFFSRFYVGKRQTRDEDNEAESETDAEKAEKTEE, from the coding sequence ATGGCTGTAGAAGATACTCAACCGCTTATCACGCACCTGATTGAGCTGCGTAAACGTCTGCTTAACTGCATTATTGCGGTTATCGTGATCTTTCTGGCATTGGTCTATTTTGCCAATGACATCTATCACCTGGTTTCCTCGCCACTCATCAAACAGTTGCCGCAGGGTGCGACCATGATCGCGACGGATGTCGCATCACCGTTTTTCACCCCGATCAAATTGACCTTCATGGTGTCGCTGATCCTGTCAGCGCCGGTGATCCTTTATCAGGTCTGGGCGTTTATCGCGCCAGCGCTGTATAAGCATGAACGCCGCATGGTGGTACCGCTGCTAGTCTCCAGTTCGTTACTGTTCTATATCGGTATGGCGTTTGCCTATTTTGTCGTGTTCCCGCTGGCGTTTGGCTTCCTTGCCAATACCGCGCCGGAAGGTGTGCAGGTCTCGACGGATATTGCCAGCTATCTGAGCTTTGTCATGGCGCTGTTCATGGCATTCGGCGTCTCGTTTGAGGTGCCTGTTGCCATCGTGCTGCTTTGCTGGATGGGGGTGACGACACCGGATGATTTGCGTAAAAAACGGCCTTACGTGCTGGTTGGTGCGTTTGTGGTTGGGATGTTGCTGACGCCGCCGGATGTTTTTTCGCAGACGTTACTGGCGATTCCGATGTACTGCCTGTTTGAGGTCGGCGTTTTCTTCTCACGTTTCTATGTCGGCAAGCGACAGACGCGGGATGAAGATAACGAGGCGGAATCAGAAACCGACGCTGAGAAAGCCGAGAAGACAGAAGAGTAA
- the tatD gene encoding 3'-5' ssDNA/RNA exonuclease TatD, with translation MFDIGVNLTSSQFSKDRDDVVARATAAGVKGLLLTGTNLHESQQAQRLAQTYPHCWSTAGVHPHDSSQWQPATEEAIVALANRPEVVAIGECGLDFNRNFSTPQEQERAFDAQLRIAAELQMPVFMHCRDAHARFLALLEPWLDKLPGAVLHCFTGTREEMQACVDRGMYIGITGWVCDERRGLELRELLPFIPAEQLLIETDAPYLLPRDLSPKPASRRNEPAHLPHILERIAHWRGDDPQWLSATTDANVRKLFGITF, from the coding sequence ATGTTTGACATCGGCGTTAATTTAACCAGTTCGCAGTTCTCGAAAGACCGTGATGACGTTGTAGCACGCGCGACTGCTGCTGGCGTGAAGGGCCTGCTTCTTACCGGAACCAATCTACATGAAAGCCAGCAGGCGCAACGGCTGGCGCAGACCTATCCTCACTGTTGGTCAACGGCTGGTGTTCATCCGCATGACAGCAGCCAGTGGCAGCCTGCAACAGAGGAAGCGATTGTGGCGCTGGCGAACAGGCCGGAGGTCGTGGCGATTGGCGAGTGTGGCCTCGATTTCAATCGCAACTTTTCCACCCCGCAGGAACAAGAGCGGGCGTTTGACGCGCAGTTGCGTATTGCCGCTGAGTTACAGATGCCGGTCTTTATGCATTGTCGTGACGCGCACGCGCGATTCCTGGCACTGCTGGAACCATGGCTGGATAAACTCCCGGGCGCGGTGCTGCACTGTTTTACCGGTACGCGCGAGGAGATGCAGGCGTGTGTCGACAGGGGCATGTACATCGGAATTACGGGCTGGGTATGTGATGAACGTCGTGGGCTTGAGCTGCGCGAATTGCTACCGTTTATTCCGGCCGAACAATTGCTGATCGAAACCGACGCGCCGTATCTGTTGCCGCGCGATCTCTCACCGAAGCCCGCGTCGCGGCGTAACGAACCGGCACATCTGCCACATATTCTTGAGCGTATCGCCCACTGGCGTGGAGACGATCCGCAATGGCTTTCCGCCACAACGGATGCGAATGTCAGGAAGCTGTTTGGAATTACGTTCTGA
- the rfaH gene encoding transcription/translation regulatory transformer protein RfaH encodes MQSWYLLYCKRGQLQRAQEHLERQAVSCLTPMITLEKMVRGKRTAVSEPLFPNYLFVEFDPEVIHTTTINATRGVSHFVRFGASPAIVPSTVIHQLSVYKPEGIVDPETPYPGDHVVITEGAFEGLQAIFTEPDGEARSMLLLNLLNKEVKQSVKNTGFRKL; translated from the coding sequence ATGCAATCCTGGTATTTACTGTACTGCAAGCGTGGGCAACTTCAGCGGGCCCAGGAACACCTCGAAAGACAGGCCGTGAGCTGCCTGACGCCGATGATCACCCTGGAAAAAATGGTGCGAGGGAAACGTACTGCAGTCAGCGAACCGCTATTCCCTAACTACCTGTTCGTGGAATTTGATCCAGAAGTGATTCATACCACGACGATCAATGCCACGCGCGGCGTCAGCCATTTTGTCCGCTTTGGCGCATCGCCCGCGATAGTCCCTTCCACAGTGATTCACCAGCTCTCCGTCTATAAACCGGAAGGGATTGTCGACCCTGAAACGCCTTACCCCGGCGACCACGTGGTTATCACGGAGGGAGCTTTTGAAGGCCTGCAGGCGATCTTCACTGAACCGGACGGCGAAGCGCGCTCCATGCTACTGCTCAACCTGTTGAATAAAGAGGTGAAGCAGAGCGTGAAAAATACCGGTTTCCGTAAGCTTTAA
- the ubiD gene encoding 4-hydroxy-3-polyprenylbenzoate decarboxylase has product MDAMKYHDLRDFLTLLEQQGELKRITLEVDPHLEITEIADRTLRAGGPALLFENPKGYSMPVLCNLFGTPKRVAMGMGQDDVSSLREVGKLLAFLKEPEPPKGFRDLFDKLPQFKQVLNMPTKRLRGAPCQQKIISGDDVDLNRIPIMTCWPEDAAPLITWGLTVTRGPHKERQNLGIYRQQLIGKNKLIMRWLSHRGGALDYQEWCAAHPGERFPVSVALGADPATILGAVTPVPDTLSEYAFAGLLRGTKTEVVKCLSNDLEVPASAEIVLEGYIDPSEMAPEGPYGDHTGYYNEVDSFPVFTVTHITQREDAIYHSTYTGRPPDEPAVLGVALNEVFVPILQKQFPEIVDFYLPPEGCSYRLAVVTIKKQYAGHAKRVMMGVWSFLRQFMYTKFVIVCDDDVNARDWNDVIWAITTRMDPARDTVLVENTPIDYLDFASPVSGLGSKMGLDATNKWPGETQREWGRPIKKDPDVTARIDAIWDELAIFNDGKGA; this is encoded by the coding sequence ATGGACGCCATGAAATATCACGATTTACGCGACTTCCTGACGCTGCTTGAACAACAGGGTGAACTCAAACGCATCACGCTTGAAGTGGATCCACACCTGGAAATCACAGAAATTGCTGACCGCACGCTACGTGCCGGTGGTCCTGCACTGCTGTTTGAAAACCCCAAAGGCTATTCGATGCCGGTGTTGTGCAACTTGTTTGGTACGCCAAAGCGTGTCGCGATGGGCATGGGACAGGATGATGTCTCTTCGCTGCGGGAAGTGGGTAAATTACTGGCATTTTTGAAAGAGCCGGAGCCGCCGAAAGGCTTTCGCGATCTGTTTGATAAGCTGCCGCAGTTCAAGCAGGTGCTGAATATGCCGACGAAGCGACTGCGCGGCGCGCCGTGTCAGCAAAAAATCATCTCTGGCGATGACGTCGACTTAAATCGTATTCCCATCATGACCTGCTGGCCAGAAGACGCCGCGCCGCTCATCACCTGGGGGCTGACCGTGACGCGAGGCCCGCATAAAGAGCGGCAGAATCTGGGCATTTATCGCCAGCAGTTGATTGGCAAAAATAAACTGATCATGCGCTGGCTATCCCATCGCGGCGGCGCGCTTGATTATCAGGAATGGTGTGCGGCGCATCCGGGTGAACGTTTCCCGGTCTCCGTTGCGCTGGGTGCTGACCCTGCCACCATTCTTGGTGCGGTGACGCCAGTACCGGATACCCTCTCAGAGTACGCGTTTGCCGGTCTGCTGCGCGGTACAAAAACCGAAGTGGTCAAATGCCTGTCTAACGATCTTGAAGTGCCCGCCAGTGCGGAGATTGTGCTGGAAGGGTATATCGACCCGAGTGAAATGGCGCCGGAAGGCCCGTATGGCGACCATACGGGGTATTACAATGAAGTGGATAGCTTCCCGGTCTTTACCGTCACGCATATTACCCAGCGTGAGGACGCGATTTACCATTCAACCTACACCGGTCGTCCGCCGGACGAACCCGCCGTGCTCGGCGTCGCGCTAAACGAAGTGTTTGTGCCGATTCTGCAAAAACAGTTCCCGGAAATCGTCGATTTTTATCTTCCACCGGAAGGATGCTCTTATCGCCTGGCCGTTGTGACGATCAAAAAACAGTACGCGGGTCATGCGAAACGCGTCATGATGGGCGTTTGGTCATTTTTACGCCAGTTTATGTACACTAAATTTGTTATCGTTTGTGATGATGACGTCAACGCACGCGACTGGAACGATGTGATTTGGGCGATTACCACCCGTATGGATCCGGCAAGGGACACGGTACTGGTAGAAAACACGCCAATTGATTATCTGGATTTTGCCTCGCCGGTTTCCGGTCTGGGTTCAAAAATGGGGCTGGATGCCACGAACAAATGGCCAGGTGAAACCCAACGTGAGTGGGGACGTCCAATTAAAAAAGATCCTGACGTTACCGCCCGTATCGATGCGATTTGGGATGAACTGGCCATCTTTAATGACGGTAAAGGCGCCTGA
- the fre gene encoding NAD(P)H-flavin reductase — translation MTTLSCKVTSVEAITDTVYRVRIVPDAAFSFRAGQYLMVVMDERDKRPFSMASTPDDQGFIELHIGASEINLYAKAVMDRILKDHEITIDIPHGDAWLRDDEERPLILIAGGTGFSYARSILLTALAHNPNREVTIYWGGREEKHLYDLSELEALSVNHPNLRVEAVVEQPEASWRGRTGTVLTAVMQDHGTLAEHDIYIAGRFEMAKIARDLFCNERGAREDRLFGDAFAFI, via the coding sequence ATGACAACCTTAAGCTGTAAAGTGACCTCGGTAGAAGCTATCACTGATACCGTATACCGTGTTCGTATCGTACCCGACGCGGCATTTTCTTTTCGTGCTGGTCAATATTTGATGGTCGTGATGGATGAGCGGGATAAGCGCCCGTTCTCGATGGCTTCTACGCCGGATGATCAGGGTTTTATTGAGCTCCACATTGGCGCGTCAGAAATTAATCTCTATGCCAAAGCGGTGATGGATCGCATCCTGAAAGACCATGAGATAACGATAGATATTCCGCACGGCGACGCATGGCTGCGTGACGATGAAGAGCGTCCGCTGATCCTGATTGCCGGTGGTACGGGTTTTTCCTACGCCCGTTCCATTCTGCTGACGGCGCTGGCGCATAATCCCAATCGTGAGGTCACGATTTACTGGGGGGGTCGCGAAGAGAAGCACCTCTACGATCTCTCTGAACTTGAAGCGCTCTCTGTCAACCATCCTAACCTGCGCGTTGAAGCGGTGGTGGAACAGCCTGAAGCCAGCTGGCGTGGGCGTACAGGGACAGTTTTAACAGCGGTGATGCAGGATCACGGAACGCTGGCTGAGCATGACATCTACATCGCTGGTCGCTTTGAGATGGCGAAAATCGCGCGTGACCTGTTTTGTAATGAGCGCGGCGCGCGGGAAGACCGCCTGTTTGGCGATGCGTTTGCCTTTATCTAA